The following nucleotide sequence is from Mesobacillus jeotgali.
ATTAAAGCATTTGCGGAAGTTTTCAGTGAATATTATTGGGAAGCTGAGGAAGTAAACGGGAATTGATAGTTTTGCGATTGTGATAGAGTCTATAACTCTATCCACCTACGGAACTTTTGACAGAAGATCGAAACCCAATTCTTCAAAGTTTGCCCATCTCCCTCTTGTTAAATCAGAACCGTTTGTCAATATCGGTGCTTCATAAAAAATGCATAGCTTTATGGGATATTAGTAACAAAAGTAAAGGAATAATAAATTTCAGGAGGAAACGATGACTAAAAAGAAGAAACAAAACAAAGAGCAAAAGTTTGGCTTAGGGTGGCTCTTTCTAGTAGTAATGGGTTTATTCGTGATTATAATTCTTCTTCCTAATAACGGAGGAAATAAAATGACATTTTCTGACTTGCATGGTCTGAGCTATTCAGAAGATGGAGAAAAGTTAATTGCAGCAGTCCATGATGGTTTAAAGGTATACTCTAATGGATCATGGTCAATACCAGAAGGACCAAAAAATGATTATATGGGGTATTCACCCGTTAAGGATGGATTTTACAGCAGTGGACACCCAGCACCTGGTTCTAACCTTCAAAATCCCTTAGGAATTGTAAAAAGCAAGGACAATGGACAGACAGTTGATGTAGTTGATTTGCATGGGGAGGCAGATTTCCATGCATTGTCCGTAGGGTACGAAACAGAAGAAATCTATGTCTTTGCATCTGAACCTAATTCCAAAATGAAAGAACAAGGATTTTACTACTCAAATAATCAGGGAGAAACCTGGAATTTAATGAATTTGCAAGGGATTTCCGGCTCTCCTTTAGTAATGGCGGCACATCCTTCCAAAAATGGAACATTCGCAATTGGAACAGATCAGGGTCTCTATCTTTCTGAGAACTATGGGGATTCGTTTGAACAGATAGTAACGGATTTAAGTGTGAGTGCTGCTGTATTTTCAGAGGATGATACAATAATTGCAGGAACAAATAATGGTGACAAGCGAATCTTACAAATTAATATCAGTGATAGTAGTTTCAGTAATTTAAATATGCCCCAAAACTTTGAGGGAAATATCTCTTATATTGCCGTAAACCGTGAAAACAAAAAAGAGCTCTCATTTGCAACCGATTTACTAAATGTATATACAAGTAGTGATAGTGGCAAAACATGGGATGAAATTGTTGAAGAAGGTACAAGTAGGAAGTCAGGAGAAAAGTAATCTCTTAAATAGAAATGCAACCTGATAGTGAAAATTATATAGAATTGTATGAAGTTTACTGTCAAAAGAGTGAAGGATAAGCTAAAAGCCATCCAAGTATAAATAATAGAGGATGGCTTTTCCTAAATTCTCCGTAATAGTGCCAATCATTCAATTTTTTTATGTCCCCGAAGAGAACAATAAACCCGGTTCTGCAGGTCTTTAGAAGACATTCCAAGGTTTTAGATGGCAACCATGCTTGGGAAATGGGTTCGCAGGATCGAGTATTCAACTTGCTAAATA
It contains:
- a CDS encoding F510_1955 family glycosylhydrolase, yielding MTKKKKQNKEQKFGLGWLFLVVMGLFVIIILLPNNGGNKMTFSDLHGLSYSEDGEKLIAAVHDGLKVYSNGSWSIPEGPKNDYMGYSPVKDGFYSSGHPAPGSNLQNPLGIVKSKDNGQTVDVVDLHGEADFHALSVGYETEEIYVFASEPNSKMKEQGFYYSNNQGETWNLMNLQGISGSPLVMAAHPSKNGTFAIGTDQGLYLSENYGDSFEQIVTDLSVSAAVFSEDDTIIAGTNNGDKRILQINISDSSFSNLNMPQNFEGNISYIAVNRENKKELSFATDLLNVYTSSDSGKTWDEIVEEGTSRKSGEK